GGTGTGGCTGCAACCGGAGCAGGAGGCGCCGTGGAAGACGAGTTACGTCGCGAGGTGGCCACGCTTAAGGCGCGAACGGAACAGCTGCAGAAGGAACTCTTGCAACAGGAAATTGAGCTTAAGTCGGCCAACCTTAGCCTACGCGAAAAGTCCAATGATCAGACTGTAAGAAAAGCagcaatataatttaatattatcattaatatTACCCCTTTACAGCTGGCCAAGTTGAGCGAGTTAAACGTGGTGTTCGCCAAGCAACTTTCGGAGCTATATGGGGTGCAGAAGGATATGGAGGGTGTTATACAGCTAGCCAAGTGCACTTGAGACACAGAGTTGGCGGTTATGCGAAAGGTTTGAGTCCATATTGCTATtgactattattattattatatatctCTCTGCCAGGTTTCAGCGCAGGAACAGACTACAATGATCAACACTACAACGACATCATCGACAACAACAGGAAGCACGACTAGTAAACGTTATTTAAGCAACTTTCCAACGGCCGAGGCTGAGAGCACGCTCTCCAACGTCACCTCGATCCACACCCAGCTGCAGTCGTCGCTTTACGAGACCCAGAACACGGCCCAGCTGAAGGCCATGGACAAGCACTCGGCCCTGCTCCAGGAGCTCCATCAGCGACAGGCGGCTCCCAGGCGCAACTCTGCTGCCTCCGCTGAAGCAGCTGCTGGGTCTGGTGGGGCCAAAACCGCCACCATACTCGTATCCaaatcaaaaaccaaaaccgggCTGCCCCTGTTGCTGAAGAATTCCATTAACAATTAGAGAAAATCCCAGAGAAAGGCGACGAGAGAGAGAATTTAGTCAGTGGCATTTTTGTAATCTTTATATTGGTAGTTTGTATACAAGGACAGCGCTAGGAGAGAACCCTCGTACTTCCCCAAACCCCCCCCTCATTTTAGGCCCATCTATTTATGTGTATCGTAGCCTCTTTTGGTAACTTCGAATTGAAAACAGAATAAACCTAAGCCCAGTATTTTCGTCAAAATTGTTCGCGTCCTTGTGGCACTTATGTAGGTCTTAATTGATTGATTCTCGTGCGCATTCAAGtgcaatatatacatttatctctagtatttaaatgtaataatgaTATTATGTGCTCTATACACTTTCAGCTgattgttaattaatttttaatgagaGCTTGCTAACGAATACTCCCCGAAACTCATTTCCCAAAGATAAACCCAAGCATTTCTATTGAACAAGTGTCACaaagattattttgtaaatgtgCTCTAACtttttatagtatttttaGGAGGAACCTTTTGTATTCTCTAAATCTTAggagtaaaatttaaatgtttatttattgaattgtaTTTCAACCCCCATTCGATTTCAAGGTCCCCTCACACGGCTCCCGTTTGCAGTTATGCACTGATTTActaatattatatatgatatttataaatataaaaattaaagtatgCATAACTAACAATGACTTAGACGACGAACACACTAAAAATCCAATATTGaaaggtaaaataaataaacgaaGAGAAAATTTTATAAGTGGAACGAAGTCCAAGTAAATCACGAGACTagcaaagtaaattaaaaacaaaaaacaaaaccagtcAAGTATGTGCATCAGTGGACAACTAgtataatacattaaaaaattattaaaattaatttatatttatcgaATCGAATTAAAAACGCAACTCGAATAAAGCCAGCAAATAATACATAACAGTACACACAATCTCCGAAACACAAACACCCACTAAACGAAACGGTTATGAAGCGGTTATTTCGAACGTTTGCGGTTATATTCAAGCCATATTGTTATGCACTCGCTGCATAAATAACCCAGTTGAGAACAAATAAGAATTAATAACGAAAATGAAATGTTGAACATACAAATTTAGCAGTTAAAAGTAAAcaacaaatgaaaatatacataaataaatatatgaaataaagtcaaattcaaaatcaagtctctattatttttttcaacaaTAAAATGGGAATACTTTCaagcatatatttttattcgtttaaatatgtttttttatacataagtagaaACCTGCAAAAGTTACCTGGCATTaactataattattataattagaaaataacattttttatgacattttataaattgtattcctatttaaaaacttcaTAAACCatatattattgttattttacatttatattttctttagacAAACAACGATTTGTACAACTCGGATTTGGAGCTCTCCGTCCAGTCGCTGATTTCATTGGGCGCCATAAAATTGATGAGTTTGTTGTGCACCACGTatctgaaattattttataaattttattatgagTAGAATATAACATTAATTCAAATAGTTATTAGTTACCGCAGCTTTCTGCCCTTGCTGGCCCTGGTGTCCACCTTCTTCTTCATCTTCTGGCGCAGCTTCTGCAGCTCCACGAACTGTTTGGTGATCTCGCTCATGTTGGACGAGGTGCTGGCCTTGTACTCGATGAGCTCGCGGAGCTGCTGGTGATAGAAGTCGCTGTCGTCGTAGATGTGCTTCAATCGCGGCGCCGGCTCGTTTTCCTGCTGGTTTTCCGCCTGATTGCCCTTCGGCGTCTGCGACTTCTCCACCAGCACTTCCCGGTTGGCCAAGGCGCTGTCGATCTTCTTGATGATGTCGTAGTCCTCCTGCAGGGACTTGCGTTTGACACCCGCTCCTGGTGTGAGGAGCTTGGTGCGATCATCCCACTTGAGCAGCACTTCATTGCGATATCCCCTCATCTGCTGGAAGTTGTGGTGCAGCACAGAGCCAAACCTTTTGGCGGGTGGACCCGCCTCTGAATCCTCTGAAGGCTGCTTGCGCTTCACCGACTTCTTCATCTCGGAGTTCTGCTGGTGGAGGACCGACTGCAGGGCCAGCAGTTGCTGCAGCAGCTTGGAGGAACGCTCCTGGGCCTCGTTTAGCACCGTTTGCAGTTCATCATTCTGGGAGCCCAGTTGCTTTATGGCCTCCGGCGCTGGCAGCTGATTCGCCTTGCTGGTGAACTTCTGGGTGTTGATCCTAAGCTCGAGGAGTCGCTCCCAAATGCCCAGTTGGTTTTGGACGCACAGTCCCTTTTGGATTTCAGCCTGGTGGTTGGTTTTGGACATCACATCCGTGGGTTTGATGGCCTCTTCCTCGGCATCTTCATTAGAGTCCTCTCCTTCACTGTTGTCTTCGCCGGATTCATCGGAATCAGAGTCATCATCCTCctcttcatcatcatcaaaatGACCAGCCAGCAATTTCTGATTAAAGTCGGGCACAGGATCATCTTCGGCATCTCCAGGAGCAGTTTCCTCCTCTGAATCTTCGTCTTCTCCAGCCTTCAacttgtttttaaagtctGCCAAATCCCCCTCATCATCTTCGTCCTCGTCGCTTTCCTCATAGGACAGCTCCTggtcctcatcctcctcgtcCAGCTCCTTGCGACTGCTAATCTTGCCCTTGTACCGATCACTCTGCTCCGACAGCAGCTTCACATTCCGCTTCCTGAAGTCGGTGCTCCGCGCATCCGGCAGGTcgtactcctcctcctcgaaaTCCACCAGACGGGCACCGGTTGCCACGTCGAAGTCCGAGTCCTCCGCACTGTCGCTCTCGTTCGGATGGGAAAGCAGTTTGCCCACCTTTTCGGCCACCGTTTGGGGCTGTTTCTTTGATTTTCGCAGCATTTCGCTAgagtttcatttaaatttttgaaaagtgaAAGAGCTACTTTACCACATGGGAGTAGTGTTGTCAAAACAGCTTTTTTCCCGTCATTTCTGGCTTTTGTTCAACTTGTTGCGGGTCTTTTTTTGAAACAGTGGAAAGCGGGAATATTTGCCTTTTTTATATCTCCTTATTAAGAAATTCGACATGCTTTCCCAAGATTTCGCCAAAATTtactattattaaataatcaaatttaagaaatatacgtattaaaatattaaaaatttgacccgcagaaaacatattttttctcaCCAAAGTTGCCAGCACTGGTTCAGTGTGATCGTTGTTTGACAAATTAGCGTCGATGAGTTAGCAACAAAAGTGGAACGGTAGAAAATGGAACATTATTTCGCTATTTGGCGGCCgaattgaaaaatttgtattgcacaattttttacaataaaaatatcagtCTAGATAGGCTGGGCCAAATCAAcaagtgttttaaaaatgcatttaaaaaatcggatatGAACCATTTCTTCTGCAattcataaataataactaataactattaataaaaagtgcaaaaagCAAATGAGAATATTGCAAATGAGCATATTACAATTAATTGTTATTGAAGCATTTTGTTAAACATGTAAAATGAGCAAGTAAAATGAGCATGTAACAAAATGAGCAAGTAAAATGGCTAGTAATATG
The genomic region above belongs to Drosophila takahashii strain IR98-3 E-12201 chromosome 2L, DtakHiC1v2, whole genome shotgun sequence and contains:
- the Aatf gene encoding protein Aatf, which encodes MLRKSKKQPQTVAEKVGKLLSHPNESDSAEDSDFDVATGARLVDFEEEEYDLPDARSTDFRKRNVKLLSEQSDRYKGKISSRKELDEEDEDQELSYEESDEDEDDEGDLADFKNKLKAGEDEDSEEETAPGDAEDDPVPDFNQKLLAGHFDDDEEEDDDSDSDESGEDNSEGEDSNEDAEEEAIKPTDVMSKTNHQAEIQKGLCVQNQLGIWERLLELRINTQKFTSKANQLPAPEAIKQLGSQNDELQTVLNEAQERSSKLLQQLLALQSVLHQQNSEMKKSVKRKQPSEDSEAGPPAKRFGSVLHHNFQQMRGYRNEVLLKWDDRTKLLTPGAGVKRKSLQEDYDIIKKIDSALANREVLVEKSQTPKGNQAENQQENEPAPRLKHIYDDSDFYHQQLRELIEYKASTSSNMSEITKQFVELQKLRQKMKKKVDTRASKGRKLRYVVHNKLINFMAPNEISDWTESSKSELYKSLFV